ATCATCGGCCTGGCCGTGATTTCCAGCTCCCTGCTCTGGGGCGATCTGACCAACGCCTACCTCTGGTTGACCCTGTTCGTGTATGCAGGGTTCGGCGCTGTGGGCTTTGCGGACGACTACATCAAAGTGGTCAAACACCGGAACCTGGGACTGTCCGCCCGTGCCAAGTTCGGCGGGCAAATGCTTGTGGCCATGCTCGCGGTGGCCACGCTGCTTTCCACGCCGGATTACAACACCGTGCTCACGGTGCCGTTCTTCAAGAATCTGCATCCGGATTTGGGCTGGTTTTACCTGCCCTTGGCCGTATTCGTCCTCGTGGGTACGTCCAACGCCGTGAACCTTACGGACGGCCTGGACGGGCTGGCCATCGGTCCCTTCATCGTCAACGCGGCCTGCTTCGCCCTGTTCATCTATGTGGCCGGACATTCGGACATGGCCGATTATCTGCACGTGGCCGCGGTCACGGGCGTGGGCGAGGTTACGGTATTTTGCGGCGCCCTGGTGGGGGCTGGACTCGGATTCCTCTGGTACAACGCCTACCCCGCCCAGGTCTTCATGGGCGATGTCGGCTCCCTGAGTCTCGGCGGTGTTCTGGGATTTCTGGCCGTGCTGGCCAAACAGGAACTGTTGCTGGTCATCGTTGGCGGAGTCTTTGTCTTCGAGACCGTGTCCGTAATTCTCCAGGTGGGCTATTTCCGGTTTTCCGGGGGCAAGCGGATTTTTCGCATGGCTCCGCTGCACCATCATTTCGAACTCAAGGGCATTCCGGAATCCAAAATCATCATCCGGTTCTGGATTCTGTCGATTTTGCTGGCGTTGGTGGCGCTCTCCACCCTGAAGCTGAGGTAGGATCATGAATCGTCTGCTGGAAGACATCCGCAATCGCGAACTGCTGCAAGGCCGCCAAACCGTGGTCGTGGGCGCCGGACGTTCCGGCCGTGCCGCTTCCATGCTGCTGGAGGCCATGGGTGCGCGGGTGCTTCTGGTGGATTCCAACCCGGAACTGACCCGGGCCGACCTGGACGGCCTGCCCAAGACCGTGGAACTGGAAGCCGGTGCGCACCGGCCCGAACAATTCCGCAACGCGGAACTCGTGGTGCTCAGCCCCGGCGTTCCGGTGCGACGCATGGCCGACGTGCTGGCCCATGTCCCGGCACGCAAGATCGTGGCTGAACTGGAGCTGGCATCCTGGTTCACGGAAAAGCCCATTCTGGCCATCACCGGTTCCAACGGCAAAACCACCACCACGACCCTGGTGGGGGAAATGCTTCGCGCCTCGGGCCGGGAGGTCTTTGTGGGCGGCAACATCGGCACTCCCCTGAGCGAACATTTGCTGGAGGAGAAGAGCGCGGACGTGATGGTTCTTGAAGTTTCCAGCTTCCAACTGCAAAACGTCCACCTTTTCCATCCCCGGGTGGCCATGCTGCTGAACTTCAGCCCCAACCACCTCGACTATCACGCGGACCTGGAAGAATATCTCACATCCAAGCTGAATCTGTTCGCCCGCATGGGAGGGGACGATTTGGCCGTGCTGCCCCGCGCCATGCGGGACACCCTTGCGGACCGCGATTTCACGAATGCCCGCAAAATCTGGTTCGGTCCCGAGGACGAGGAAGCCGCCTCCTTTGCTGCACCGCATCTGCCTGGCGAACACAACCGTTCCAACATTGCCGCGGCATGGCAGATGGTCCGGGCCATGGGCGTAACCCCTGAGCAGGCACAGCAGGCATTGCACACTTTTCATCCGCTGCCCCACCGGCAACAGCCCG
The DNA window shown above is from Paucidesulfovibrio gracilis DSM 16080 and carries:
- the mraY gene encoding phospho-N-acetylmuramoyl-pentapeptide-transferase encodes the protein MIYNLLYPLSDSISAFNVFRYITFRSIYALLTALIISILLGPSVIRWLKRIKCGQYIREDGPAHQCKEGTPTMGGLIIGLAVISSSLLWGDLTNAYLWLTLFVYAGFGAVGFADDYIKVVKHRNLGLSARAKFGGQMLVAMLAVATLLSTPDYNTVLTVPFFKNLHPDLGWFYLPLAVFVLVGTSNAVNLTDGLDGLAIGPFIVNAACFALFIYVAGHSDMADYLHVAAVTGVGEVTVFCGALVGAGLGFLWYNAYPAQVFMGDVGSLSLGGVLGFLAVLAKQELLLVIVGGVFVFETVSVILQVGYFRFSGGKRIFRMAPLHHHFELKGIPESKIIIRFWILSILLALVALSTLKLR
- the murD gene encoding UDP-N-acetylmuramoyl-L-alanine--D-glutamate ligase; protein product: MNRLLEDIRNRELLQGRQTVVVGAGRSGRAASMLLEAMGARVLLVDSNPELTRADLDGLPKTVELEAGAHRPEQFRNAELVVLSPGVPVRRMADVLAHVPARKIVAELELASWFTEKPILAITGSNGKTTTTTLVGEMLRASGREVFVGGNIGTPLSEHLLEEKSADVMVLEVSSFQLQNVHLFHPRVAMLLNFSPNHLDYHADLEEYLTSKLNLFARMGGDDLAVLPRAMRDTLADRDFTNARKIWFGPEDEEAASFAAPHLPGEHNRSNIAAAWQMVRAMGVTPEQAQQALHTFHPLPHRQQPVAEVKGVNFVDDSKATTLDAVAAALRSCNGPVRLLLGGVFKGGDVRKELLPAMREHVVQVALFGAGREVFEPILKNEFPVTWHPDLEQAVRALHADAASGDVILLSPGTASFDLYKGYAARGDHFQRIARGLAKEMAGELP